One window of the Shewanella maritima genome contains the following:
- a CDS encoding PepSY-associated TM helix domain-containing protein — translation MSNKRPINWFRLNRELHRDLGYFAFAMTVLFAVSGITLNHLADWNSNYIVEREQRTVSVTVDQSDEQINQQLLSAFAIKQPVKASYWESVNQYKLFFDNGGALTADLKAQTAVYENIRSRPILKQFNSLHLNEVKAGWIIFSDLYAGLLLFLAISGLFMVKGKYSPWHSKRGWLLLLGTVIPCVYVFIAS, via the coding sequence TTGAGTAACAAGCGCCCTATAAATTGGTTTAGGCTAAACCGCGAACTGCACCGAGACTTAGGCTACTTTGCCTTCGCCATGACAGTGTTGTTTGCGGTTTCTGGCATTACCCTCAACCATTTAGCTGATTGGAACTCAAACTATATTGTTGAGCGTGAACAGCGCACGGTTTCAGTAACGGTGGATCAAAGCGACGAGCAAATTAATCAGCAGCTCTTATCGGCATTTGCGATCAAGCAGCCTGTTAAAGCCAGCTATTGGGAGTCGGTCAATCAATACAAGTTGTTCTTTGATAACGGCGGCGCATTAACGGCAGATTTAAAAGCGCAAACCGCAGTGTATGAGAACATCCGCTCACGCCCTATTCTCAAACAATTTAATAGCCTGCACCTAAATGAAGTTAAAGCTGGTTGGATTATTTTTTCCGATCTCTATGCAGGTTTATTGCTATTTCTAGCCATTTCAGGGCTATTTATGGTGAAAGGTAAATACAGCCCATGGCACAGCAAACGGGGTTGGTTATTACTTTTGGGCACTGTAATCCCATGCGTTTATGTTTTTATCGCGAGTTAA
- a CDS encoding MarR family winged helix-turn-helix transcriptional regulator, with protein sequence MTSTRETNYSSDIVEYFSTIHDINRISHALVQRVFDAKQVDISSEQWKTLGIIYDSQPITPIELSRQTFKNKGAVARVLAGLEKRELIKRLPTRKQNSYQVALTDKGDEILQQAYDLGHETLAWLTKDISEPELSQAFEVLQRTLNAMTNELE encoded by the coding sequence ATGACCAGCACTAGAGAGACTAACTATTCCTCGGATATTGTGGAGTACTTCTCAACCATTCACGATATTAACCGTATTAGCCATGCGCTGGTGCAAAGAGTATTTGACGCTAAGCAAGTGGATATCAGCTCTGAGCAATGGAAAACGCTGGGGATTATTTACGATAGCCAACCAATCACCCCGATAGAGCTATCGCGGCAGACATTCAAAAATAAAGGAGCGGTTGCACGGGTATTAGCTGGGTTAGAAAAGCGTGAGTTAATTAAGCGCTTGCCCACGCGCAAGCAAAATAGCTATCAAGTAGCCTTAACCGACAAAGGTGATGAGATACTGCAGCAAGCATATGACCTTGGCCATGAAACTCTAGCTTGGCTGACTAAAGATATTTCTGAGCCGGAGTTGTCTCAAGCTTTTGAAGTACTGCAGCGCACCTTGAACGCGATGACCAATGAGCTTGAATAG
- a CDS encoding M16 family metallopeptidase, with product MNSFKSLWVSLGRASAYIAVIISFSCSSEYLWDSAITTGKLDNGLEYAIYNSNKSSDPFNIRLIVNAGSVDEATRPGVAHMLEHMVFHKTQAHPEGMHTYIDSLGWKTGLQVNAVTRQTETQYMVRTRPNDSLDMAGSLAFLSQLAGFATLDKADWQRERGVIIEEWRQGDGLAGEVNNLKKAVVRNGSRYVDRPTIGTRASIEAATIEELRDFYNQFYVASNMQLVVSGNVNVVQTQQAIANTFGKLPTKPKPNRDYVALPLAEQLYIDKVQHPKGTTSMVVYGLRLPMPDRASEHGQYAYLQNYFLRKLMRNQVMRNRAFLPKDKAESISLTVKEPTNERLVVAIAARTADHALGLKLVTEEYARLYRDGLDEQDFNELVEKAKGITQRNVTAAKHRDYMAWEDKITEALMKGAPLEEPAVRTARTLKWLEQMTLEQLNARMRDILDAEDNFIYYQAGGTQKLSLPTVAQVRQLEQNIQSNIDSLPKSISLAVKRSAEAKVANQQAAPEANEVTADQVTEPLLSKLPKVTTAKADWYALESEQWSYQDETITLHKYLLGNGDKLLWLDKSTSDNKLYIKALSSAGYQNNQISAWQAQAGVQLWQQSGLPHWNEQQWQNWQQTQPHWQWQLKESELDLAAVIAPSQLASLMQLYHLRMQSGIDKGVWQQVKADLVSQSRTHKKSRFISQQRFGQSMLDDVTAQAVDAVTEERIIADTQSILRQPTTFYIVGQLDHAELEQQMAQHLANVPRQASLSNSTTMQLPANRLEHIVTHEQDKAEVSLFGYTPMQWTPEQAFLVSTLTPIAKKMLKKKLRHELGGIYSIKYEMSLNPRHDRIETEVHFTCAPERSDELIAAAKQVLTKLGDSVSEQNLQRTVEDIAFAEQGRLTSANTWLRRMILSDKRYQNASYIQRAGRLHELASEQRLKILAKQIFPMPHQMTFVDKPNGLKL from the coding sequence ATGAATTCATTTAAATCCTTGTGGGTAAGCCTAGGTCGGGCAAGTGCCTATATCGCGGTAATAATTAGTTTTTCTTGCTCAAGTGAATACTTGTGGGATAGCGCGATAACTACAGGAAAGCTTGATAACGGCCTTGAATACGCCATTTATAACAGCAATAAATCTAGCGATCCTTTTAACATACGCCTGATTGTAAACGCAGGTTCGGTTGATGAAGCAACAAGACCCGGTGTGGCACACATGCTTGAGCACATGGTGTTTCACAAGACTCAGGCGCATCCAGAGGGCATGCATACTTATATTGACAGTTTAGGTTGGAAGACTGGCCTGCAAGTCAACGCGGTTACTCGCCAAACTGAAACCCAATATATGGTGCGAACTCGCCCAAATGATTCGCTGGACATGGCGGGCTCACTGGCGTTTTTATCTCAACTAGCTGGTTTTGCTACCTTAGATAAAGCCGACTGGCAGCGCGAGCGCGGGGTGATCATTGAAGAGTGGCGCCAGGGCGATGGCCTAGCGGGTGAAGTTAATAATCTAAAAAAAGCAGTGGTACGTAATGGCTCGCGCTATGTTGATAGACCCACCATTGGTACTCGCGCATCAATTGAAGCGGCAACCATCGAAGAATTGCGTGATTTTTACAACCAATTTTACGTCGCAAGCAATATGCAGCTGGTGGTATCGGGTAATGTAAATGTTGTGCAAACCCAGCAAGCTATTGCCAATACCTTTGGCAAATTGCCAACTAAGCCAAAGCCAAATCGCGACTATGTGGCGTTGCCATTAGCTGAGCAACTTTATATTGATAAGGTTCAGCACCCTAAGGGCACCACTTCAATGGTGGTTTATGGCTTGCGTTTACCTATGCCTGATAGAGCAAGTGAACACGGCCAGTACGCCTATTTACAAAATTACTTTTTGCGTAAGTTAATGCGCAATCAGGTGATGCGCAATCGTGCTTTTTTACCAAAAGATAAGGCTGAGAGCATTAGTTTGACCGTTAAAGAGCCAACTAATGAGCGTTTGGTTGTCGCCATCGCAGCGCGTACAGCAGACCATGCACTTGGATTAAAATTGGTTACTGAGGAATATGCACGCTTGTATCGCGATGGCTTAGACGAGCAAGATTTTAATGAGCTTGTTGAAAAGGCCAAAGGCATTACTCAACGCAATGTGACAGCCGCTAAGCATCGCGACTACATGGCTTGGGAAGATAAGATTACCGAAGCATTAATGAAAGGTGCGCCGCTAGAAGAACCCGCTGTGCGCACGGCAAGAACGCTTAAGTGGTTAGAGCAAATGACCCTTGAGCAGCTCAATGCACGCATGCGTGACATTCTCGATGCTGAAGATAACTTTATTTACTACCAAGCTGGCGGCACTCAGAAACTCAGTTTGCCTACCGTTGCTCAGGTGCGTCAGCTAGAGCAGAACATCCAAAGCAATATTGATTCACTGCCAAAGAGCATTTCGTTAGCGGTGAAGCGCTCAGCAGAGGCAAAAGTCGCCAATCAACAGGCAGCGCCAGAAGCTAACGAGGTAACGGCGGATCAAGTAACTGAGCCGCTGTTGAGCAAGTTGCCAAAAGTAACAACAGCCAAAGCCGATTGGTATGCCCTTGAAAGCGAGCAATGGAGTTACCAAGACGAAACCATTACTTTGCATAAGTACTTACTTGGCAATGGTGACAAGCTTTTGTGGTTAGATAAATCAACCTCTGATAACAAGTTATATATCAAGGCATTAAGCTCAGCTGGCTACCAGAATAATCAAATCAGTGCCTGGCAAGCACAAGCCGGGGTTCAACTATGGCAACAAAGCGGTTTGCCGCATTGGAATGAGCAGCAATGGCAAAACTGGCAGCAAACTCAGCCCCATTGGCAGTGGCAACTAAAAGAAAGCGAGTTAGATTTGGCCGCGGTGATTGCGCCGTCTCAGCTAGCAAGCTTGATGCAGCTTTACCATTTGCGCATGCAGTCGGGGATAGATAAGGGCGTGTGGCAGCAAGTGAAAGCGGATCTTGTGTCTCAATCTCGCACTCATAAAAAATCACGCTTTATTAGTCAGCAACGTTTTGGCCAATCAATGCTTGATGACGTCACAGCACAAGCTGTTGATGCAGTGACTGAAGAGCGCATTATTGCAGACACCCAGAGCATACTGCGCCAACCAACGACCTTCTATATCGTCGGGCAGCTAGACCACGCCGAGCTTGAACAGCAAATGGCGCAGCATTTAGCCAATGTGCCGAGACAAGCAAGTTTATCTAACAGCACTACAATGCAATTGCCGGCAAATCGTCTTGAGCACATAGTGACCCACGAGCAAGATAAAGCTGAAGTGAGCCTGTTTGGTTATACGCCAATGCAATGGACTCCAGAGCAAGCGTTTTTGGTATCGACCTTAACGCCAATAGCGAAAAAGATGCTTAAGAAGAAGCTGCGCCATGAGCTAGGCGGCATTTACTCAATTAAGTATGAAATGAGCCTAAACCCACGCCATGACCGCATTGAAACTGAGGTGCATTTTACCTGTGCACCCGAGCGTAGTGATGAGCTGATTGCTGCGGCTAAGCAGGTACTTACCAAGCTAGGTGACTCAGTAAGCGAGCAAAACTTGCAGCGCACAGTGGAAGACATTGCTTTTGCTGAGCAAGGGCGACTAACGAGTGCCAATACCTGGCTACGACGAATGATTTTGTCAGACAAGCGCTATCAAAATGCCAGCTATATACAGCGAGCTGGTCGCTTGCATGAGCTGGCTAGCGAGCAAAGGCTGAAGATTCTAGCCAAACAAATCTTCCCAATGCCTCATCAAATGACCTTTGTCGATAAGCCCAATGGGCTGAAATTGTAG
- a CDS encoding TonB-dependent receptor plug domain-containing protein — translation MEFKLNPVYASIVLASTLTMPFSAYAEEGDSFEQQQQEILTQTKKTPELWVTCATKMRFPEAELLSYEKAQRMEACLNNDGTPVEVIEVTGRYFGPEVLETQGRIFLSQDFIENAPVGNGDITELLKGLPGIQANEADNSIASLTDIRSREVSISGGKAYQNGFFIDGMNTNSRIDPASSGLSADETNSVMGHTNEFFLNKDLVESITVYDSNIPVEYGEFMGGVVESQSKDAWDLPSVSFGYRATQSDWVSFHDIYGEGDDPSESVFEKPVYDKKQYKLQLAKKLGKGRGIGLNVNHTESTKSIESLGELVDTSSTNSNVMLKYDSEQDWFDHLSVSALYAPYKGNYILDDTLNSDYSIEGGGYALNATGLRNLGWADWKITANARYSENSRTAPIDHVIWGKYKGKDWGPNDSTVSKEGGNGDLDNGQVTYSLNNKFDFDTSFWELDHQFTMGLQLESQQVTRDRNQDSVRYSNAAVKSNVDCNGNFVACVEQESLSEEELSAILGEPFDDTNPEHIRLREENVVTTGQFLQKRLIYQEEHIDVTVRKGALYVQDVFEVGDWNFNLGLRYDTEDFFKNHNVSPRFSGGYDLFGDNQTLITFGASRYYDANLTTYAIREQQLPYITQTREVTKDGQLTEWTDANSQDLTRYRYDGVKTPYSDELTLGWKQEMLGGFLSLRGVWRKSKDELGKGDSVREGGYTYIYQVNKGESEQKRISLSWNGQYKDHSFWANTSWSQTETTQDSYDGDIDDTPQDQIVAHETTIINAEGKEETVYTAVSLDDLDRIAANYARPWVVNMGWTAKWTDDLQTTLTAKYTQGYTSVAATSNVHYFDDITVENESGELIPLEATIYREFELDDAILLNASVRYRLPDFHKHRLSLSVDISNLLDSRTYSVLPGNSGVEVGRSFWLGINYQYD, via the coding sequence ATGGAGTTTAAATTAAACCCTGTGTACGCCAGCATTGTGCTGGCGTCTACCCTCACTATGCCCTTTTCCGCCTATGCGGAAGAGGGGGATTCGTTTGAGCAACAGCAACAAGAGATTTTAACGCAAACTAAAAAAACACCTGAGTTATGGGTTACCTGTGCAACTAAAATGCGCTTTCCTGAAGCCGAGTTACTGAGCTATGAAAAAGCTCAGCGCATGGAAGCCTGCCTGAATAACGACGGTACACCTGTTGAGGTAATCGAGGTTACCGGGCGCTACTTTGGCCCTGAAGTACTTGAAACCCAAGGGCGTATTTTCTTGTCGCAAGACTTTATTGAAAATGCACCAGTGGGCAATGGTGACATTACTGAGCTTTTAAAAGGCTTGCCAGGTATTCAGGCAAACGAAGCCGATAATAGCATTGCAAGCCTGACTGATATCCGCTCTCGTGAAGTGTCTATTTCAGGTGGTAAAGCCTACCAAAATGGCTTTTTCATTGATGGTATGAACACCAATAGTCGTATTGACCCAGCAAGCTCAGGCCTATCTGCTGATGAGACTAACTCGGTAATGGGGCACACCAATGAATTCTTTTTGAATAAAGATCTTGTTGAAAGTATTACCGTTTATGACTCAAATATTCCGGTGGAATATGGCGAGTTTATGGGCGGGGTGGTTGAGTCACAAAGTAAAGATGCCTGGGACTTACCTTCGGTGAGTTTTGGTTATCGAGCAACGCAATCTGACTGGGTATCATTTCATGATATTTATGGAGAAGGAGATGATCCGTCAGAGTCAGTATTTGAAAAACCGGTTTACGATAAAAAGCAATACAAGCTGCAACTAGCTAAAAAGCTAGGTAAAGGTCGAGGCATAGGTTTAAACGTTAATCATACTGAATCGACCAAGAGCATTGAGTCGCTAGGTGAGTTAGTTGACACCTCAAGTACTAACTCAAACGTCATGCTCAAATACGATTCTGAGCAGGATTGGTTTGATCATTTAAGTGTTTCTGCACTATATGCGCCTTATAAAGGCAACTACATTCTCGATGACACGTTAAACAGTGACTACAGCATAGAAGGTGGTGGTTATGCGTTGAATGCCACAGGTCTTCGTAACCTTGGCTGGGCAGATTGGAAGATTACTGCAAACGCTCGTTACAGTGAAAATAGTCGCACAGCACCAATTGATCATGTTATTTGGGGCAAGTACAAGGGTAAAGACTGGGGACCAAACGATTCCACTGTGTCTAAAGAAGGTGGTAATGGCGATTTAGACAATGGCCAGGTGACATACTCACTCAACAACAAGTTTGATTTTGATACGAGTTTTTGGGAGTTAGACCATCAATTTACCATGGGACTGCAGCTTGAAAGCCAGCAAGTTACCCGCGACCGCAACCAAGACAGTGTTCGCTACTCTAATGCAGCAGTTAAGTCTAACGTTGACTGTAACGGTAATTTTGTTGCCTGTGTTGAGCAGGAGTCACTATCTGAGGAAGAATTATCTGCCATATTAGGTGAGCCGTTTGATGACACCAATCCGGAACATATTAGATTAAGGGAAGAAAACGTCGTCACCACGGGGCAATTCCTGCAAAAAAGGCTGATTTACCAAGAAGAACATATCGATGTCACTGTGCGTAAAGGTGCTCTGTATGTTCAAGACGTATTCGAAGTAGGTGATTGGAACTTTAATCTTGGCCTGCGTTACGATACTGAGGACTTCTTTAAAAACCATAACGTCTCGCCACGTTTTTCGGGTGGTTATGACTTATTTGGTGATAATCAAACCTTGATTACCTTTGGTGCCAGCCGCTATTACGATGCTAATTTGACAACCTATGCTATCCGCGAGCAGCAACTACCCTATATCACCCAAACTCGTGAGGTGACTAAAGACGGGCAGTTGACCGAATGGACTGACGCTAACAGCCAGGATTTGACGCGCTATCGCTACGATGGTGTTAAAACGCCTTATTCCGACGAGCTGACTTTAGGTTGGAAGCAAGAAATGCTAGGCGGCTTCTTGTCACTGCGTGGTGTTTGGCGCAAGAGTAAAGATGAGCTAGGTAAAGGCGACTCAGTTCGCGAAGGTGGCTATACCTATATTTATCAGGTAAACAAAGGTGAAAGCGAGCAGAAGCGCATTTCACTGTCATGGAATGGGCAATATAAAGATCATAGCTTTTGGGCTAATACCTCTTGGTCGCAAACTGAAACGACGCAAGATAGCTATGACGGAGATATTGACGATACGCCGCAAGATCAAATCGTGGCCCATGAAACGACTATTATCAATGCAGAAGGTAAAGAGGAAACCGTTTATACCGCTGTTTCTTTAGATGACTTAGACAGAATCGCAGCAAACTATGCCCGTCCTTGGGTGGTAAACATGGGTTGGACTGCCAAGTGGACTGACGATTTGCAAACCACACTTACGGCAAAGTATACCCAGGGATATACATCGGTTGCTGCAACATCGAACGTGCATTATTTTGATGACATTACGGTCGAGAATGAGTCAGGAGAACTCATCCCACTTGAGGCTACCATTTACCGGGAGTTTGAACTAGACGATGCCATTTTATTAAACGCATCGGTTCGCTACCGCTTGCCGGATTTTCATAAGCACAGGCTTTCGCTAAGCGTAGATATTTCAAACCTACTCGATAGCCGTACTTATTCGGTACTGCCTGGTAATTCAGGCGTAGAAGTGGGCCGCAGCTTTTGGCTCGGGATTAATTATCAGTATGATTAG
- a CDS encoding DUF4920 domain-containing protein, which translates to MLRSILLTALLSFTALTATAQELHFGDTVDSSKLVKISTLIETPNQYIGETITVEGTIIGVCEKRGCWVDLASDARFEKLRIKVKDGDMVFPLTAKGRTALATGELVEIQLDLEQTRAHQALAERTGQQINAASIREPMSIYQLVPTGVTILE; encoded by the coding sequence ATGCTTAGATCAATCTTGCTTACAGCACTACTTAGCTTTACTGCACTTACCGCAACTGCACAAGAATTGCACTTTGGCGACACCGTAGATAGTTCAAAGTTGGTAAAAATTTCAACCTTAATAGAAACACCCAACCAATACATAGGCGAAACCATTACCGTTGAAGGTACGATTATCGGCGTATGTGAAAAGCGCGGTTGCTGGGTAGATTTAGCCTCGGATGCCCGCTTTGAAAAGCTACGTATCAAGGTAAAAGATGGCGACATGGTTTTCCCACTGACCGCTAAAGGGCGCACCGCTTTAGCCACAGGCGAACTAGTAGAGATCCAGCTCGACTTGGAGCAAACGCGTGCCCATCAGGCACTTGCCGAGCGCACGGGTCAACAGATTAATGCGGCAAGTATTCGTGAGCCGATGAGCATTTATCAATTAGTACCAACCGGAGTCACCATTCTTGAGTAA
- a CDS encoding LysR family transcriptional regulator — MVTNLDYLAAFVAVYDSGGFAQAAAESKRHASTFSRKISALEDELGFEIFVRHGKSVEPTSQGHALYDHAKGLLVEADMFETKVQSIFSDHPANATIVIDSAINELGILEHISQLMCDYPSLKLTLKSGDTQSVRDMLINDEADIAFAMSTFSLPAAINHCTCFEFEFLRVATSEYLESHGWKPGEQVAPSTIRGMTQVILSPLREAGVESQVYSHQLINADNSRIAMELAKQGVGWCNVPKALCEAEIAAANLQAFSVESDYAGSWSVDMLWPVDKVYDPIRERLIELLR, encoded by the coding sequence ATGGTTACTAATTTGGATTATCTTGCGGCATTTGTGGCCGTTTATGATAGCGGTGGTTTTGCCCAAGCTGCGGCAGAATCTAAACGTCATGCTTCTACATTTAGCCGCAAAATCAGTGCATTAGAGGATGAGTTAGGCTTTGAGATATTTGTGCGTCATGGCAAATCTGTTGAACCGACATCTCAAGGTCATGCTTTGTATGATCATGCTAAAGGCTTGTTAGTCGAAGCTGATATGTTCGAGACTAAGGTGCAGAGTATTTTTTCTGATCATCCAGCGAACGCCACAATTGTGATCGACAGCGCAATTAATGAGTTGGGTATACTTGAGCATATCAGTCAGCTGATGTGCGACTATCCGTCATTAAAGTTAACCTTAAAGTCGGGTGACACTCAGTCAGTACGTGACATGTTGATTAATGATGAGGCGGATATCGCATTTGCAATGTCGACTTTTTCACTGCCGGCAGCGATAAACCATTGCACCTGTTTTGAGTTTGAGTTTTTACGGGTAGCAACATCTGAGTACCTAGAAAGTCATGGTTGGAAGCCAGGTGAGCAGGTTGCGCCAAGCACCATACGTGGCATGACTCAGGTGATTTTATCGCCGCTTCGAGAAGCAGGGGTTGAAAGTCAGGTATATAGTCATCAACTGATAAATGCTGATAACTCCCGCATCGCTATGGAGCTAGCAAAGCAAGGAGTAGGTTGGTGTAATGTGCCCAAGGCGCTATGTGAAGCTGAAATCGCGGCGGCCAATCTACAAGCGTTTAGTGTTGAGTCTGATTATGCTGGCAGCTGGAGTGTAGATATGCTGTGGCCGGTTGATAAAGTCTATGACCCTATTCGAGAGCGTTTAATCGAGCTATTGAGGTGA
- a CDS encoding serine hydrolase domain-containing protein produces the protein MKLKALSIALLLSSAFAAQAATFHGPDKEFIGAAEASGVPAALWDNAEYAASTFPNAYKFTPSYKIKASGVAPEQFKKGTQLDFEKIQIAAIDGEMSLNDYLRDRVKNHSLVVLKGDKLLHEHYWNGMNETSTHLDMSVTKSFTAMLAGIAADQGKLDMSKQVTFYLPELKGTAWDGATVQETADMRTNVVQEIQKHKSWDTRMTDSQGWTGDHSATYPQGIQSYFPLVKEVSEPMGTKYSYQCINTEVLGKVVEAATGEKLADLLEQNFWGKVGMANDANYQADFAGNPVASGGLNAATKDLARVGRTLVNGGKNYKGEQVVPAQFIKDILAGNDKVRSAWLKGKESALAEGWYKDQFRVLNIGGRTIMAMVGIHGQILAMDHKTGTVVAMNGGYPQTETPRMAIAIFYQALPAIFAAADEVK, from the coding sequence ATGAAACTTAAAGCACTTTCTATCGCGCTACTACTTAGCAGTGCATTTGCAGCACAAGCGGCTACTTTCCACGGCCCAGACAAAGAATTCATTGGCGCAGCTGAAGCATCTGGCGTACCAGCAGCACTATGGGATAACGCTGAATATGCGGCATCGACTTTCCCAAATGCTTACAAGTTCACTCCTAGCTACAAAATCAAAGCTTCTGGCGTTGCTCCTGAGCAGTTCAAAAAAGGCACTCAACTAGACTTTGAAAAAATTCAGATCGCTGCAATTGACGGCGAAATGTCACTGAATGATTACCTACGTGACCGTGTTAAAAACCACTCTTTAGTTGTACTAAAAGGCGACAAGCTATTACACGAGCACTACTGGAATGGCATGAATGAGACTTCTACTCACTTAGACATGTCAGTCACTAAGTCTTTCACTGCTATGCTAGCAGGTATTGCTGCTGATCAAGGTAAACTTGATATGAGTAAGCAAGTCACCTTCTACCTACCAGAGCTTAAGGGTACAGCTTGGGACGGCGCGACTGTTCAAGAAACTGCTGACATGCGTACTAACGTTGTTCAAGAAATCCAAAAGCACAAGTCGTGGGATACTCGCATGACTGACTCTCAAGGTTGGACTGGCGATCACTCAGCAACTTACCCTCAAGGTATCCAATCTTACTTCCCACTAGTTAAGGAAGTTTCTGAGCCAATGGGTACTAAGTACTCTTACCAATGCATCAACACTGAAGTTCTAGGTAAAGTTGTAGAAGCTGCTACAGGTGAAAAACTTGCAGACCTTCTAGAGCAAAACTTCTGGGGTAAAGTTGGTATGGCTAACGACGCTAACTACCAGGCTGACTTTGCTGGTAACCCAGTAGCTTCTGGCGGTCTAAACGCTGCAACTAAAGACCTTGCACGTGTTGGTCGTACCCTAGTAAATGGCGGTAAGAACTACAAAGGCGAGCAAGTTGTTCCAGCTCAGTTCATCAAAGATATCCTAGCAGGTAACGACAAAGTACGTAGCGCATGGTTAAAAGGTAAAGAATCTGCACTAGCTGAAGGTTGGTACAAAGACCAATTCCGCGTACTTAACATTGGCGGTCGTACTATCATGGCGATGGTAGGTATTCACGGTCAAATCCTAGCAATGGACCACAAAACCGGTACTGTTGTTGCTATGAACGGTGGTTACCCACAAACTGAAACTCCGCGCATGGCTATTGCTATCTTCTACCAAGCACTACCAGCAATCTTTGCTGCTGCCGACGAAGTTAAGTAG